ATCATGTAGTTTTACCCGCGACCATTAGCGCGTTACGTATGTCGCATTTAATTACTCGCCCGACCACCACCGATTTCCTCACCGAGAAAGACGAGCGTAGCTATATTAACGATCTGCTCACCCAAATCCATGTACAAATGGCAGAACTAGCGGTGCCAGAGGGATCTGCTATGATTCGCAGGACGATCAAGGAGGTCGAGATCCGGGGCAAAGGAACGTTCATCATTGTGGCGCTGCGCCGGGCCAATGGAGAGCTCGTCCTGCAGCCGGAAGCAGGGCTAATGCTGGCAGCCGGGGATGCCCTAGTTATTCTAGGGCACGAAGGCGATATTCCTCAGTTTGCGCAAAACTATGAGCTAGATCGACAGAAATTGCGCTACCGAGGCGCAAAAGTTGATGGATAATCAGAAAAAACTACTCTTACCATGGTCAACCTATCATTTTGGCTGATGCCCAAAGAGGAGCACCGTATCCCCCTAGCCATCCTCATTGAGCAGCTCAGCAATCGCTTCCAGAGCACACCCTTTACCCCCCATGTTACTCTAGGCAGTGGTGCCGTACCTTGGGCGATCGCTGACTTTCCCGCCCACCTAGATCCACTGGTCAAGACCATCCCACCCCTGAGCCTCAAGACTGAACCCCTACAAACCAGCGATCGCTTTTCAAAAACTCTGTTTATTCCCCTACAAACGACTCCAGCCCTCACCTACCTAGTGACCAGCCTGCAGCAGACCGTTCCCGCCTCCCTCACCGATTGCAATCAGCCCCACATTAGCCTACTGTATAAAACCGGTGTCGATGCGGCGGCGATCGCTGCCTCTCTCACCCTTCCCTTGGCAACGGTAACGTTCAGCGAACTATGGGCGATCGCTGCGCCCCAGCAGTTTGAAGGTCAAGCGGATGTGCAGCAACTGCATTGTCTATATCGGGGTCAATTGGGGGACGCATGACAAAACGCGTGATTGGTTTAGTACCCGCAGCGGGACAAGGTACCCGCATCTCACCTTTACCGATGAGTAAGGAACTGTTCCCCATTGGCTTTCAAACCGTGGGCGATCGCCCCGGACTACGCCCCAAGGTGGTCTGTCAGTACCTGTTGGAAAAAATGCGGCTAGCGGGAATTACAGAAGCTATCCTGATTCTGCGTCCTGGCAAGTGGGATATTCCTGCCTATTTGGGAGATGGAGCCCAACTGCAGATGCACCTGGCCTATCTCACCGTTCATGTACCCTTTGGTGTGCCGTTTAGCCTCAATCAAGCCTATCCATTTATTCAAGATGCGATCGTAGCCACTGGCTTTCCCGATATTTTATTTCATCCAGATCATGCCTATCAAGCGCTGCTGAATCATTTGAACCATAGTGATGCTGACATAGTGCTAGGGGTATTTCCCACCGATCAACCCGAGAAAGTCGGTGTCGTCGATTGGGATGCCAGTGGGCGTGTCTCTCAAATTATCGAAAAATCGCCCCACACAACTCTGCGGCACATGTGGGCGATCGCCGTTTGGCAACCAACTTTTACCCATTTTTTACACAACTTTATTCAAGCGCGCCAGCAAGAGTGGATTGGGGATCAGGTACCTCAACTGATGTCAACCATTCCATCGCAGACGGAAATCCCTATCGGTGATGTCGTTCAAGCCGCTATTCATGCTGGACTACAAGTGGAGGCAGAAGTATTCGCTGATGGTACCTATCTTGATATTGGCACGTCTGAGAATCTTATCGCCGCTGTTCATCAATTTATCCCAGAGATAAATTCTGAGCCGCATCCTGATTAACACAAGCTAGAGGATCTCTGAAGGGCATATCGATGACGCCCCTATCAACGATGCTGCAACACCTCGAAGATGCCCTAGCGAGCATCTATCACGTATCATCAATTGTATAGTCACTTGAGATTTCGTGATAGCCAAGTGCCTAATCATGAAACATTAGTTTTTCAATCTGTGGAACTGAGAGAGGTTTATGAAACAAATAACCTTGACCAAACTCACACCCTAGGGAATGAAGATAAGTTTGATGATAGTCAGTTTCAACACCCTCTGCTACGATTGATATATTAAGGCTCTTAGCAAGAGCAACGATCGCTCGAATGATTTCCAGATTTTCACCTTGTTTTCCGATACGATTGACAAATGAGCGATCAATCTTAAGAATATCAACTGGAAAACGATGAAGATAGCTAAGCGACGAGTAACCCGTACCAAAATCATCAATGCTAAGTTGAATTTGGCGTGCTTTAAGTTGCTGCAGAATTTCCATAGCCGACGTAGAATATTCCATAATGGCGCTTTCGGTGATTTCTAGCTTCAGTAGTTGGCTATCCAAACCAGTCTCAGCTAAGATGCAATCGATGCGTTCCATGAGATTAGGTTGGGTAAACTGCCGCACAGAAAGATTAACGCTAACGCTGGGAAAAGCCTGATCGACTAGATCACTGCTGTGGGTCGCCTGCTGCTGGAGTCGTTCCTTCCAAGCTTGAAAC
This portion of the Leptolyngbya sp. CCY15150 genome encodes:
- a CDS encoding sugar phosphate nucleotidyltransferase, coding for MTKRVIGLVPAAGQGTRISPLPMSKELFPIGFQTVGDRPGLRPKVVCQYLLEKMRLAGITEAILILRPGKWDIPAYLGDGAQLQMHLAYLTVHVPFGVPFSLNQAYPFIQDAIVATGFPDILFHPDHAYQALLNHLNHSDADIVLGVFPTDQPEKVGVVDWDASGRVSQIIEKSPHTTLRHMWAIAVWQPTFTHFLHNFIQARQQEWIGDQVPQLMSTIPSQTEIPIGDVVQAAIHAGLQVEAEVFADGTYLDIGTSENLIAAVHQFIPEINSEPHPD